AACGGCACCGACGAGGCCCTGGCCGCGCTGAAGGACGGCCGGTTCTCCGCGACGGTCTCCAACTCGGCGGGAAACACCGGCGAACTGGCCGTCCGCAACACCATCGCCCTGCTGCGCGGCAGGGCGGCCGAGAGGCACACGCCGATCCGCCTCGTCACCAAGGGCAACGCGGACACAGCCCTCCTGTACTGCCCCGTCGACTACTGAACCGCGGCGGTCACCGGCAGCCCCGCCGCGCGCCAGGCCTGGAAGCCGCCGACCAGATCGGTGGCCCGGTGCAGTCCGAGCCGGTGCAGCGACTCCGCCGCCAGACTGGAGGCGTAGCCCTCGTTGCACACCACGACGACCCGCACGTCGTGGTCCGTGGCCTCGGGGAGCCGGTGGCTGCCTCGCGGGTCCAGCCGCCACTCCAGCTCGTTCCGCTCGACCACCAGGGCGCCGGGGATCACGCCGTCCCGCTCCCGCAGGGCGGCGTACCGGATGTCCACCAGCAGCGCCGTACCGGCCTCGGCGGCGTCGTACGCCTCGTCCGGAGCGATCCGCCGGTACCCGGCGCGCACCCGCTCCAGCAGCTCGTCCACCCCGGTCGGCTCGCTCACTGCCAGTCCTCCGGGCGCTCGACCTGCTCCAGGCGCAGGGTCTGCCCACCTCGGCTGTAGCGGCGGATCTGCGGCAGGGGAGGGTAGTAGGCGTGCACGGAGACCGCGTGCCGGTCGGGCGACTCATTGAGCACCTCGTGCACGTGGTGCCGGCCGAAGGCACGCCCCCGGCCGGCCGGGAGCCGGCGTTCCCGGTCCACGTCGTCGGCGAGTTCCAGGGTCTTCCAGCCGTCGGTGGGCAGGCGGGCGGCGAGCGCGTTCTCCTTGAGCTCGCCCGCGGCGGTCACGAAGGCACCCACGGACTCGGCGTGGTCGTGCCAGCCGGTGCCCGTGCCGGGCGGCCAGCCGATCAGCCACGCCTCGCTGCCACCGGGCCCTTCCAGCCGCACCCAGGTGCGGCCCTCGGGGTCGAGCGGCAGGGAGGCGATCAGCGCGGCGTCGGCGGCGGTGCGCCGGGCGAAGTCGAGGAGTTCGGCCTGCGTGGGAGCGGCCGGAGCCGCGGCGCGGGAGGCCGCGGCAGGGGAGGAGACAGACACGGATACCGTCCTGGAAGTTCGCGAGGGGGCGCGCGGTGAGCCGTCGGACGCGGCGCGCGCGAAGGAGAGGGAAGCGAATTCAGCAGGACGGCCGACACACGCAGCCCGCATAGCGGACGAGGTCCATATGGACCCTCCGCCACAGGCACACGCAGGTGTCGGTCACGATCCGGAGTAGACCATGATGGTGCGGACCGGTCAACTCACCGTCAACATGCGGACGACGACCGCCCGGTCAGCGGGAACCTGCCGAAGCTCCCGCGCCCCTCTCCTGTTCCGCGGCACCCGCCGTGACCGACGGCCCGCCCAGCGTCGCCTCCGCGGCCGCGTACAGATCGGCCGGGCGCACCCCGGCCAGGGCCGTGACCAGATGACCGTCCGGCCGCACCAGCAGCACCGTGTGCGCGGCGGCACCGGGATAGCTCTCGGCGACCAGCAGCTCGGCCCGGTGGGGCAGCGCCGTCACCGCCGCCGCCAGCCGGGGCATGATCCCGGCCGTCACCCAGTGCTTGCGCTCCCACACTCCCGTGCCCGGCGCGATCAGCACCACCAGGAGCGCCCCGCGCCCGAGCCGGTCGCGCAGTTGTACGAAGGTGCCGTCCTCCGCAGTGACCCGCACATCGGTGACGGGCGACCCGGGCGCCGTGCCGACCTCCGCCGCTCCGGCCAGGTCCGCGGGGGCGAGGGGCGAGCCGGCGTACGTTCCCGGCGCACCCAGCGCGCCGCGCCCCAGGTGACCGTCGGCGAGCAGCGTGTCGTGGCCGCGGGACGATCCGGGGACGTACGCCCGCAGTCCGCCGCCCCCGCGCAGCAGCGGGAGCACCTGGTCGGCGGCGCGCAGCCGCGCGGCGATCGCCGTGCGCCGCTCGGTCTGGTAGCTGTCGAGCAGTGCCTCGCGCGGCCCGTGATGCCAGGCCAGGGCGAGTTTCCAGGCGAGGTTGTCGGCGTCCAGCAACCCCTCCTCCAAACCCTGTGTGCCCAGGGCACCCAGCAGGTGGGCGGCGTCCCCGGCGAGGAGCACGCGGCCCACCCGCCAGCGCCGGGCCAGCCTGTGGTGGACGGTGTGCACGCCGGTGTCGAGCAGCTCGTAGGCCGCGGGCGCGCCGTCGGACCAGCCGGTCAGGGTCTCGCGGACGCGGTTCACCAGCAGCTCGGGCGTGACCAGGTCCTTGCCGGGCGGCAGCAGCCAGTCCAGACGCCAGACGCCGTCCGGCAGGGGGCGGGCCACGACCTCGCCGGCCGACGGGCCGGACGTCCGCCACGGCGGCATCCGGTGCAGCAACGCCTGGTCGGCCCAGGGGAGTTCGGTGCGCAGCGCGGCGACGGCGTATCGTTCCACCGCCGTACGGCCGGGGAAGCGGATGTCCTGGAGCTTGCGGACGGTGGAGCGGGGGCCGTCGCAGCCGACCAGGTAACTGCCGCGCCACCAGGTGCCGGCCGGGCCGCGGGTGTGCGCGGTGACGCCCGACTTCTCCTGCTCGACGCCGTCCAGGCGGCTGTCCACCGCCACCTTGACCAGGGACTCGCGGGCGAGTGCCGTGCGCAGGACCTCGGTCAGCTCGTGCTGGGCGAT
The Streptomyces sp. NBC_01723 genome window above contains:
- a CDS encoding putative leader peptide, producing MTDTCVCLWRRVHMDLVRYAGCVCRPSC
- a CDS encoding rhodanese-like domain-containing protein, whose amino-acid sequence is MSEPTGVDELLERVRAGYRRIAPDEAYDAAEAGTALLVDIRYAALRERDGVIPGALVVERNELEWRLDPRGSHRLPEATDHDVRVVVVCNEGYASSLAAESLHRLGLHRATDLVGGFQAWRAAGLPVTAAVQ
- a CDS encoding FAD-dependent monooxygenase; this translates as MDPVIITGAGPVGLTLALALARQEVPCVVLDEGPGKDEPRPARTVVLRPEAVALVERLTGTPLAGLGSRWAGWRSVRRKQVIRDVEFGEDEPPPLHIAQHELTEVLRTALARESLVKVAVDSRLDGVEQEKSGVTAHTRGPAGTWWRGSYLVGCDGPRSTVRKLQDIRFPGRTAVERYAVAALRTELPWADQALLHRMPPWRTSGPSAGEVVARPLPDGVWRLDWLLPPGKDLVTPELLVNRVRETLTGWSDGAPAAYELLDTGVHTVHHRLARRWRVGRVLLAGDAAHLLGALGTQGLEEGLLDADNLAWKLALAWHHGPREALLDSYQTERRTAIAARLRAADQVLPLLRGGGGLRAYVPGSSRGHDTLLADGHLGRGALGAPGTYAGSPLAPADLAGAAEVGTAPGSPVTDVRVTAEDGTFVQLRDRLGRGALLVVLIAPGTGVWERKHWVTAGIMPRLAAAVTALPHRAELLVAESYPGAAAHTVLLVRPDGHLVTALAGVRPADLYAAAEATLGGPSVTAGAAEQERGAGASAGSR
- a CDS encoding cysteine dioxygenase; translated protein: MSVSSPAAASRAAAPAAPTQAELLDFARRTAADAALIASLPLDPEGRTWVRLEGPGGSEAWLIGWPPGTGTGWHDHAESVGAFVTAAGELKENALAARLPTDGWKTLELADDVDRERRLPAGRGRAFGRHHVHEVLNESPDRHAVSVHAYYPPLPQIRRYSRGGQTLRLEQVERPEDWQ